The Bacteroidia bacterium genomic interval ACTGCACAAATCAATGCCTCTGGAGATATGGATGTGACAGTATTTGATAAACCAAGCCGTTTCACCACCAGACTCTCCAATTATACATTCCGTTGGGAGAAGAATAGAATCTTTAGTGGAAAGACGACTGTGGAAGATGGAGAATTTGAATTCGAATTTGTTGTACCTATCGATGTCTCTTATGAGGATGGAACTGGAAACATGCGCGTTTATTTTTTCAATGACAGCATAGACGGATCAGGATGTTATGACAATTTTTATGTGGGAGGAACCGATGCAAATGCAATCAATGACGACCAAGGTCCTTCGGTTGAGCTCTTCATCAATGATACCAGTTGGGTAAATGGAGGAATCACAGATAAAGATCCCAAAATCTTTGCACGCATATTTGACGAGAATGGAATCAATACGGTGGGAAGTGGTATCGGTCATGAGATCACGGCGGTTTTGGATGAAGATGAATCACAGGTCGTCATTTTGAATGAATTTTACGAAGCTGAGATCAATAACTACAAAAAGGGAAGTGTCGAATATCAGTTGAGAGATTTGGCTATAGGGGAGCATAAGCTTCGCATCCGTGTTTGGGATGTGGCCAATAATGCTGCTGAAGCGACGACCAGCTTTATTGTTTCAGATAATGCCGTAATGGCCCTGGACCAAATTCTCAATTATCCCAATCCTTTTATAGACGAAACCCGCTTCCAGATCGGACATAATCAGGCGGGACAAAATCTGGAACTGGAGATTGAGATTTTAAATACTCAGGGTCAATTGGTGAAAGTACTGACTGCAGACTTCCAGGCCAGCGGTAACTACTACAAAGAGTTGAGCTGGGATGGGCGTTCTGACCAGGGAACTCAAATTGCCGATGGAATCTATATTTACCGGGTGAATTTGAGAAATGCCGAAAATGGAAAAGAGATCAGTACGGTAAATAAAATGGTTCTTTTACGGAAATAGCCTCAAACCCAGGAAAGAAAGAGACCTAAATTCAGGCCTATTCTTTTAAATAGGAGTGGATCTACGTATTTAGCTAAGTAGGGGATAGGGTAAAAATTTTTGCCCCCGCAGCTTTTTCTTGAGCAATTGCGTTATTAAATACAAAATTGTCCACATCAATGTTGATTTTTTGGGAAAAGGTTTATATTTGTTCCAAATCTAAAGTAAGGTTTCACTGATTCTTGCTTCGCTTGAGAAGCAAAAATTATATTACATTTATAAATATTCCAGCTAGTAAACTGTTTGCCTATGAGATAATTGCTACAATTGAACATCAAATTATTTTTTTTAGGTAGCACTTATTTATTATGAGGAAATCATTCATTCTAATAGCTTGCTTGGGGATCCTGCTTGGGTTTTCAAATAGAGTTTTAGCCCAAAATCCTACTACCGGTGCTGAGAGAACCACGAAAACGATCACTACTGCTGTTCCGTTTTTGCTGGTGGCCCCTGATTCCCGCAGTGGAGGTATGGGTGAAGCTGGGGTAGCCATTGCGGATGATGCAAACGCCATGCATTGGAATCCTGCACAACTTGCATTTTTGGACAAACGCATGGGTTTTGCGATGTCTTACTCTCCTTGGTTGAGAGCTTTGGGAATTCCAGACATCAACCTGATGTACCTTTCAGGCTATTTCAATACAGGAGGAAAAGGAGTTGTTGGAGCATCTCTTCGCTATTTCTCTTTAGGAGAAATTCAGTTTACAGATAACCTGGGGCAGCCAACCGGAAGTGGTAAACCCAATGAGTTCGCGCTCGACCTTGCTTATGCACTGCCATTGACTGGCGATCTTTCCGGTTCTATCTCTCTTCGCTTTATCCACAGTGAGCTGGCTTCTAACAACAATGTGCCAACTGCAGATGCAAAGCCTGTGAATTCAGCTGCGGGAGATATCGCTTTTGCGTACAAAAAAGATTTTAAAATGAATGGCGGAAATGGCCCGATTCCTGTTCGTTTCTCGAGTGGAATCAACATTTCTAACATTGGACCTAAGGTCTCATATTCAGCATCTACTGCCAATAAAGACTTCATCCCGATCAACATGAGATTAGGATATGCCTTTAAATTTTTGGTTGATGACTATAACTCTATTACCTTTACCAATGATTTCAATAAATTATTGGTACCTTCTGAAGGTGGAAGATCTGACAAAGCACTGCTGAGTGGGATCTTTGGAAGCTTCGGAGATGCAGAAGGAGGTTTTGGAGAGGAGATCTCTGAATTTAATACATCTGTAGGATTTGAATACTGGTATCGCGAGATTTTTGCCGCGAGAGCAGGTTTCTTCTACGAAGATGCAGAAAAGGGTAATAGAAAATTCATCACCCTTGGAGCTGGCATCCGTTACAATGTATTTGGTTTGCACTTTGCTTACCTGGCGCCTCTGCAGCAAAATCACCCGCTGCAAAACACATTGCGCTTTACATTGACATACGATTTCGAGTCAGCTGGAAACGAGTAAATCCGTGCAACTACTTGGATACATGTTTTCGAACATGAAAAGGGAACTGTGGCGGTTCCCTTTTTTTAATGTCTTAAGGCGCTGATCGCGATCAGCGCCTTAATTGTTTTTAAGGAATTAAGACCTGAGCTATGTTTCGACAATTTGGATTGATTGGGGAAAAACTGGGTCACAGTTTTTCGAAAAAGTACTTCAGTAAAAAATTTGAAGCTCAAGACATTGATGCAGCCTATGAGTTATATGAACTGGCTGAGATTGGAGAATTTGAAAAGTTGAAGAAAACACCTCATCTGAGGGGTTTGAATGTTACGATACCCTATAAAGCAGCCGTTATTCCTTTTTTGGATGAATTGGCACCCGAGGCTGCTGCTATCCAGGCTGTCAATACCATCAAATTTGAAGATGGCAAGCTCATCGGATTCAATTCGGATATCTACGGCTTTTGGAACTCTTTGCTGGATTTTACAAAGGGAGCCGAAATATCGGGGGCCATCATTTTAGGAAATGGAGGGGCGACCCGAGCGGTTATCTATGTACTGGAAGAAAAACTGGGCGTAAAAAATATCAGAATCGCCACTCGCAATCCGCGATCTGCAAATCATCTCTCATATCCTGAGTTAGAGAGTTTGGAGATCGAAAAATTCCCTTTGATCATCAATTCAACTCCTCTGGGTATGTACCCCAATACAGAGGGATGCCCGACTTTCCCCTACCATAAACTCAGCGAGAAACACTGGGCATACGACCTCATATACAATCCGGAAGAAACCTCATTTATGAGGGCTGCTGCCAAGCATGGAGCCCGAAGTAAAAACGGAATTGATATGCTGATCGGTCAGGCTGAGAAATCCTGGGAGTTCTGGAATTCCTGAATACTCTTCATCGTAATGGTAAGTGAATTATTGTCAGGGTGTGCGAGACCGAACCATCTACAAAGAAACTAGCCATCCTGGTTTTCTGTGATTCCTGCTGATTATTTAATAAAGTAATTGAGGTCCCTCCGCAAGGTCGGGATGACAGGATTTTAAAAAATAAAAAAGCAGTGTCATTAGAAAGGACACTGCTTTTTTTATGCTTAATTCTTTTTTTATCGAATTCTAGACTGCAAATCCTGTACGGTCATCAAAACATCTTCACGAGACATTTCTCTGAACTTTGGTGGAAGCAATTCTTTCGAAGTACACTCCAATACTGCAGCATATGTCATCAGCTCAATTTCTTCCGGATAAGTAGGTGGCAGGAAGTCATGGAAAACCTGCGCAATGATATCCACATTTACTTTATCCAGTCCTAAACTGGCTGCTTTGAATTTCGCACGGGTCAGAGCTGCCTCCATATCCGCACCGGACTTGATCGGAATATCCTCAAAGAAGTCCTCATCAAATTCGTCCATGTTCAAATAACTAAGTCCTGTCTTTTTCAACATGACATCCAGAAGCTCACGCTTGTCTTCAATTGATTCAGGGTAGAAAAGTCCGATATGTTCTTCTGCACGACCCTGGCGTTTAAAGTCAACTGGCATAAGGTCGGGCCTCGCAGTTACCAGGAACCAGATGACCTTTCCTCTATTTTCTGAGTTAGACATGAAACTGGCCAACATAGAGAAGATCCGGCTGTTTACTCCACTACCTCCGGAATTGGACCGATTGCCCAAATAAGCATCGGCTTCATCAATCATTACGGCTACAGGAGCCATGGCTTTCAGAATTTTCAACACCTTTTGGAGGTTGCCTTCTGACTGACCAACGTACATACCCCTGAAGTTTTTGAGCATGACCATTGGTACTCCTATATCATTGGCAAAAACGCTAATCATAAAGGTCTTACCCGTACCTACGGGCCCTGAGATCAGATACCCCATTGGCATCACATCGGACCTGCCATTTTTCAAGGCATTGGCCGCATCAAGGAGATGCTTTTTCGCCTGCGTATGACCGGCCACATTTTTCAAGCTGTATTTGGTCTCAACAAACTCCAACAAGCCCCCCGCTTCCTGCTCGATCATTTCCTTCTTCTGTTCTGTCAGCTCTTCATTCGTGAATTTGATCTTGTTTCGAGCTGCCTCATTCATGATCGTATTCAGCTGAACGAGGCTAAGACCTGCTGTATTTTTCGCAAAGACCTCCGCATTCATTTCAAAATGCTTTTTGCTGTCTTTGTGATTTTTGTAGAAATCCTTGATGAATACCAGACGATCTTCCTCTTTAGGATAGGGGAGGGATACGTCAAAAGTAAAAGGATTGCGAATATACTGCGCATTGAGGTTCATGAGGTTTTCCGTCATGACCACAATCGTCATATCAGCATCCAGGAATTTCTTTTCCTTGGCCCACTTTTGCATGAAGACCAGCAGCATATGTTCTTCCGGACGGTAACTGGAATTTTCCGTCATCGGAATGAGGGTCTCTGCATAGTCAATTACAAATGCGATGGACTTGGGCTTAGAGAGATTGGCTTTCAATTTCGCCAGTCGGGCTTTGAGGGTTTCCAGGTCCCCTTTTCTTTTCTTGGCGTCCTCATCAAATTCTGGCAGGGTCATTTTGATAAAGCGGTCAATGATGTCTCCATCTTTGACAGGCTCATCAGTTTCTACCACATTAGAAGGACTTTGAAGATTTGCTTCGACCTCAGAAAACCAGGCATCAATAAAGTCCTGATTGACCATGAGATTGAAATAGGTATCCAGGGTGAAAAATGATCTTGCAGGATTTCGGGTCAATTCTGCAAAATTATTATCTGTTAACTCATCAAAGAGTCTCAGGGTTGATACAAATTCTTTGCGGGTTTTACTGTCTCCGCCAAAAGTGCGATCGTCCTTAAATCTTATCCCTGCTGCGCGATCATAATAAATTACTATGTCTTTGTACTTAAAGAGTTCCTCATTGAGGAAATCTTTAATGAGATAGTAACTGTTCTTTTTATCGCGATTGACCCTCACATAGTCATTGATGTTTCCGTGAAGGATAAATTGAGATACATTTTGAGATAGGTACTTTCTTTGAATATCCTGAACCCACTCAGGCACAACCACCTTGGGTTTAGTCGTCTTAGCTTTAGCCATATTGTGTTTGAGAAATGATTTATATACAATTAACTAGATGGGGAAAAATACTAAAAGTCTCGAAAGGAGCGTATTTTCACTAAGAGCCTTTACGGGAATTTTTCCGTCTGGATGATAAAGATACAAAAAGGCTCGAAAGGTTGGTGATTTTCCCAATTCTCACGCCAATTTCTGTAAATTAAGGGTAAAAGAAAGCTTTTTCTATTTATTCACGTGCTTGATAAGCGAAAATATGCTTTTTTCAGGCCTGGAATTATTTCCTGACTTGGAAGCAGTCGCTTATCCTTTTATTTTGTTATTTTGAAATAAAGCTGATCAAAGATGACTTTCTCGGCATAGATCAAGTCCTAGAAATAGGGACTTTTTTTTCGTCTTTGAACAGATTTAAAGGGGTTATAAAATTGTTTATGGCTTTGTTCAGGCTGAACTAACGTCTGTAATAACCATTTAGGCCTGAACTCTTGGATTCACGAGTACGTAGTATTTTTTTTGTATTCGGCTAAATTCTGCAGAATTACTTATGCCAGCTAGATTTAAACCGCACATTTTTCTTGCCTGTACATTAGCAAGTGAGGAGGGGAAGAGACGATTAGACCCTGCTCAACATTGCGATGACATACTTAGGGTTCTTCAATATTGGATAGATAATGGAGGATGCGAAGTCTTACAGGCCAGACCTGGCTCTAAACTGTACCTGGAGGATGTTCTTGCAAACAAGAACAACAGAAGAGAAGTGGTTGGAATTCACCTCATCGGAGAATTGCAAGATGAGAGCCATTTGCTTTTTAGATCGAGATCCGACCAGCAGTCATATAGCTTTGAGGAGTTTGGAAATAGCCTCAAAGAATTTCCCAAAATTCAGTTTCTATTTTTAAGTGGGATTAATGATCCCAAGCTGATCCACCAGATCCATGCAGCCGGCGTGCCAGCTGTATTTTCTATTAAGGATGCACGACTTTCTCCTACGATAGTCGAGGCATTTTATCTTCAAATGTTGAGGGGGAAATCTGTAAAAGATTCGGTATTAGGATTGGACAGTATTCTAAAAATAGAAATATCCCGACACGAAGTAGACTTTAGTTACCAGTATGGACCCTGGAATGGAAATGATTTACCAAATCCGGGTGCATATGGGTTTTATTATAGAAAGGACAAGTTTAAAAATTTGGGCTGGCGTTTGCGTAGCCCATTACTCATTCCAGGAGCAGAGAAGGATGAAATTGATTCCTACCTGGTAAAACTTTCCCATGAAGATCCTATTGGACGTCTGTTGAAGGAGATTGAAAAGGAAGATGCTTCCAGTTCTAGCTGGAAAGAGCAAGAGAGGGCAATAGATGTGCAGGATCATGTAATCGCAGAAACATTAGATACAATTGAAGAAATAAGTGAGATTGAGTCTGATGATGCAAAAATTGAGGATTTAGCGGAAAAAGCTGAATCTACAGAAGAGGTAAGAGAGGAAGTTGTTTCAGAAGAAACAAGCGAAGCAGAAATAGTAGCAGAAGAAGAGGAAGCTACAGAAGCAGCAGTTGAAGAAGTTGTTTCGGAGGAAGAAACGGAAGCTGAAATCGTAGCAGAGGAAGATGAGACTACTGAAGAAGTTATCGAAGAGCCGGTTTCGGAAGAAGAATCCGAAGCAGAAATAGTAGCGGAAGAAGAGGAGACTGATGAAGAAGCAATCGAAGAACCCGTTTCAGAAGCCGAAGCAGAAATAGTAGCGGAAGAAGAGGAGACTGCTGAAGAAGCAGTTGAAGAAGTTGTTTCGGAGGAAGAAACGGAAGCTGAAATCGTAGCAGAGGAAGATGAGACTACTGAAGAAGTTATCGAAGAGCCGGTTTCGGAAGAAGAAGCCGAAGCAGAAATAGTAGCAGAGGAAGATGAGACTACTGAAGAAGTTATCGAAGAGCCGGTTTCGGAAGAAGAAGCCGAAGCTGAAATAGTAGCGGAAGAAGAGGAGACTGCTGAAGAAGCAGTTGAAGAAGTTGTTTCGGAAGAAGAAGCCGAAGCAGAAATAGTAGCAGAGGAAGAGGAAACTACAGAAGAAGTTATCGAAGAGCCGGTTTCGGAAGAAGAAGCCGAAGCAGAAATAGTAGCAGAGGAAGAGGAAACTACAGAAGAAGTTATCGAAGAGCCGGTTTCGGAAGAAGAAGCCGAAGCTGAAATAGTAGCGGAAGAAGAGGAGACTGCTGAAGAAGCAGTTGAAGAAGTTGTTTCGGAAGAAGAAGCCGAAGCAGAAATAGTAGCAGAGGAAGAGGAAACTACAGAAGAAGTTATCGAAGAGCCGGTTTCGGAAGAAGAAGCCAAAGCAGAAATAGTAGCAGAGGAAGAGGAAACTACAGAAGAAGCAGTTGAGGAAGTTGTTTCAGAAGAGGAAGCCGAGGCGGAAGAAGTAGTAGCGGAAGAGGAAGCTACAGAAGAAACAGTTGAAGAAATTGTTTCGGAAGAAGAGACGGAAGAATTAACTGAGGAGGAGGAAGAAAACATAGGAGGAAGGAAAAAATCTAAATCTTCCAAGAAGAATAAAAGATCGGAAGCCAGGAAAAAACGAAGAGCCAAGCGTCAGAAGAGTTCTAAAAAGGGCTTGCCAACGATCAAACTGGATGTCAGAGAGATTGTTGAGTCTGATGAGAAAGAGGCACTGGCTATAACAAATGAAAAGCTAGAAACTCCCTCTATCGAAACCCATATCGAGGACGGAGCTGAAATAATAAATCCTTTGGTGAATCAGGAAATCCTGGAGGATGCAAAAGCCGTTGAAGAGCTTTCCGAAGCTGATACAGAAAAAGGAAATGAAAAATCCGAAGCTGTAGAAGCTAGTGAAGATTCTAAGGCTGAAGAAGAGTTGATCGAAGAACCAGTTTCGGAAGAAGAAGCTGAAGCAGAAATAGTAGCGGAAGAAGAGGAGACTGATGAAGAAGTAATCGAAGAGCCGGTTTCGGAAGAAGAAACAGAGGCTGAGATCGTAGCAGAAGAAGAGGAGACTGCTGAAGAAGCAATTGAGGAAGTTGTTTCGGAAGAAGAAGCCGAAGCAGAAATAGTAGCGGAAGAAGAGGAAACTGATGAAGAAGCAATTGAGGAAGTTGTTTCGGAAGAAGAAGCCGAAGCAGAAATAGTAGCGGAAGAAGAGGAAACTACAGAAGAAGTTATCGAAGAGCCGGTTTCGGAAGAAGAAGCTGAAGCAGAAATAGTAGCAGAGGAAGAGGAAACTACAGAAGAAGTTATCGAAGAGTCGGTTTCCGAAGAAGAAGCCGAAGCAGAAATAGTAGCAGAGGAAGAGGAAACTACAGAAGAAGTTATCGAAGAGCCGGTTTCCGAAGAAGAAGCCGAAGCAGAAATAGTAGCTGAAGAAGAGGAAACTACAGAAGAAGCAGTTGAGGAAGTTGTTTCAGAAGAAGAGACAGAAGCGGAAGAAGTAGTGGCGGAAGAGGAAACTACAGAAGAAGCCGAAGCAGAAATAGTAGCGGAAGAAGAGGAGACTGCTGAAGAAGCAATCGAAGAACTCGTTTCAGAAGCCGAAGCAGAAATAGTAGCGGAAGAAGAAGAGACTGCTGAAGAAGCAATCGAAGAACCGGTTTCAGAAGAAGAAGCTGAACTTGAGATAGTAGCAGAAGAAGAGGAGACTGCCGAAGAAGTTATTGAAGAGCCAGTTTCGGAAGAAGAAGCTGAACTTGAGATAGTAGCAGAGGAAGAGGAGACTGCCGAAGAAGTTATCGAAGAGCCAGTTTCGGAAGAAGAAGCTGAAGCTGAGATCGTAGCAGAAGAAGAGGAGATTGTTGAAGAAGCAATCGAAGAACCCGTTTCAGAAGAAGCAGCAGAAATAGTAGCGAAAGAAGAAGAGACTGCTGAAGAAGCAATCGAAGAACCGGTTTCAGAAGAAGAAGCTGAACTTGAGATAGTAGCAGAGGAAGAGGAGACTGCCGAAGAAGTTATCGAAGAGCCGGTTTCAGAAGAAGAAGCCGAAGCAGAAATAGTAGCAGAGGAAGAGGAAACTACAGAAGAAGTTATCGAAGAGCCGGTTTCCGAAGAAGAAGCTGAAGCTGAAATCGTAGCAGAGGAAGAGGAAACTACAGAAGAAGTTATCGAAGAGCCGGTTTCCGAAGAAGAAGCCGAAGCAGAAATAGTAGCAGAGGAAGAGGAAACTACAGAAGAAACAATCGAAGAACCGGTTTCCGAAGAAGAAGCTGAACTTGAAATTGTTGCAGAGGAAGAGGAAACTACAGAAGAAGCAATCGAAGAA includes:
- a CDS encoding tetratricopeptide repeat protein, which produces MPARFKPHIFLACTLASEEGKRRLDPAQHCDDILRVLQYWIDNGGCEVLQARPGSKLYLEDVLANKNNRREVVGIHLIGELQDESHLLFRSRSDQQSYSFEEFGNSLKEFPKIQFLFLSGINDPKLIHQIHAAGVPAVFSIKDARLSPTIVEAFYLQMLRGKSVKDSVLGLDSILKIEISRHEVDFSYQYGPWNGNDLPNPGAYGFYYRKDKFKNLGWRLRSPLLIPGAEKDEIDSYLVKLSHEDPIGRLLKEIEKEDASSSSWKEQERAIDVQDHVIAETLDTIEEISEIESDDAKIEDLAEKAESTEEVREEVVSEETSEAEIVAEEEEATEAAVEEVVSEEETEAEIVAEEDETTEEVIEEPVSEEESEAEIVAEEEETDEEAIEEPVSEAEAEIVAEEEETAEEAVEEVVSEEETEAEIVAEEDETTEEVIEEPVSEEEAEAEIVAEEDETTEEVIEEPVSEEEAEAEIVAEEEETAEEAVEEVVSEEEAEAEIVAEEEETTEEVIEEPVSEEEAEAEIVAEEEETTEEVIEEPVSEEEAEAEIVAEEEETAEEAVEEVVSEEEAEAEIVAEEEETTEEVIEEPVSEEEAKAEIVAEEEETTEEAVEEVVSEEEAEAEEVVAEEEATEETVEEIVSEEETEELTEEEEENIGGRKKSKSSKKNKRSEARKKRRAKRQKSSKKGLPTIKLDVREIVESDEKEALAITNEKLETPSIETHIEDGAEIINPLVNQEILEDAKAVEELSEADTEKGNEKSEAVEASEDSKAEEELIEEPVSEEEAEAEIVAEEEETDEEVIEEPVSEEETEAEIVAEEEETAEEAIEEVVSEEEAEAEIVAEEEETDEEAIEEVVSEEEAEAEIVAEEEETTEEVIEEPVSEEEAEAEIVAEEEETTEEVIEESVSEEEAEAEIVAEEEETTEEVIEEPVSEEEAEAEIVAEEEETTEEAVEEVVSEEETEAEEVVAEEETTEEAEAEIVAEEEETAEEAIEELVSEAEAEIVAEEEETAEEAIEEPVSEEEAELEIVAEEEETAEEVIEEPVSEEEAELEIVAEEEETAEEVIEEPVSEEEAEAEIVAEEEEIVEEAIEEPVSEEAAEIVAKEEETAEEAIEEPVSEEEAELEIVAEEEETAEEVIEEPVSEEEAEAEIVAEEEETTEEVIEEPVSEEEAEAEIVAEEEETTEEVIEEPVSEEEAEAEIVAEEEETTEETIEEPVSEEEAELEIVAEEEETTEEAIEEPVSEEEAELEIVAEEEETREEAIEEPVSEEEAEAEIEEEEKIPFGEYSIQEQFPDKDIEADKEKLKSFLAEEPKAEEQEVNVFQPVNGKEEVELISESILEREFEPVNERLEREELGYGEIEEEVQEVEPVLSSPVPAEVQKPQPNPQKRRPTPARREDSGRPSNRKRPVKNRVNKDISSAIPKDQELMVQKTRKKRVRTLGILGGLVAASLAGAMFIFGGDIFGPKEEGIFAANDGSYHVLMLPSYNVQSCEQGDNVFVESLRARFKTLNGEENVPVDSRFVDVLDCSEIQSVAQKLGKNWNANLVVWGEYEANNDFTLNYFTTSKQGENLFMDGNVGQTTISADLIESDPVLASKSLENILYWALSYAQMGRENYPEAERYLTRIKPENELQSSSVSALLTKCYIESAQYEKAVGNYDNLIAQNPADTKAYFERGKVLAQMGEFPRALEDYNHVLDQEPENIHVLMSRGILYADREQYNRALRDFGKVLDLDANFAPVFVNRAEVYIDLQQFSRAMKDYDLAIEANPSYAQSYYHRGMLHQKLGNDEEARADMARALQYQSDFTAAKLFEGDLLAERGSNNRAINAYTQIIESDPSAEAYHRRGKVYSEVGNHSLAIRDFSEALQLRENLVEARLDRGIAYTKSGSLDRAIEDFGRILQLRPSYSAAYIERGKAYIGKDEGELALSDFENALKINPQNDEIYLHRGILFFKKEQYEESLDNLNEAIRYNSTFAEAYMYRGLVKKAMNRNGDALRDFNRAILLENELGDAYFHRGVIYRERNNQRRAIQDMESAVGNDTRQIEAYTYLADMYKDHIDGGEVVKLYSQALALDSTRADIYYHRANYYYELKDLKHALADFNRAVQLSPPEDEIIYFYRGKANAKLNNLNDALLDFNSLLRAYPDSARFYSERALLYQDMGKIKKAEEDFETALALEPNNPEIFLSKGILYMNRQNYDLALGEFDAAISLDPKYSEAYNRRGELYFEMEKYDKALADYNYSIELNPRNAAAFNNRGNLARKAGDYRRAFRDYSQAIEYNPSLSGAYYNRGFIRAMQEDYADAVTDIEKALDLGPATGIRYGFLAKIYARQQQDVLFYKNIELALENDYPTIELDKDPAFRPYKTQERFKELLETYQN
- the porV gene encoding type IX secretion system outer membrane channel protein PorV; translated protein: MGILLGFSNRVLAQNPTTGAERTTKTITTAVPFLLVAPDSRSGGMGEAGVAIADDANAMHWNPAQLAFLDKRMGFAMSYSPWLRALGIPDINLMYLSGYFNTGGKGVVGASLRYFSLGEIQFTDNLGQPTGSGKPNEFALDLAYALPLTGDLSGSISLRFIHSELASNNNVPTADAKPVNSAAGDIAFAYKKDFKMNGGNGPIPVRFSSGINISNIGPKVSYSASTANKDFIPINMRLGYAFKFLVDDYNSITFTNDFNKLLVPSEGGRSDKALLSGIFGSFGDAEGGFGEEISEFNTSVGFEYWYREIFAARAGFFYEDAEKGNRKFITLGAGIRYNVFGLHFAYLAPLQQNHPLQNTLRFTLTYDFESAGNE
- a CDS encoding ATP-binding protein, with the protein product MAKAKTTKPKVVVPEWVQDIQRKYLSQNVSQFILHGNINDYVRVNRDKKNSYYLIKDFLNEELFKYKDIVIYYDRAAGIRFKDDRTFGGDSKTRKEFVSTLRLFDELTDNNFAELTRNPARSFFTLDTYFNLMVNQDFIDAWFSEVEANLQSPSNVVETDEPVKDGDIIDRFIKMTLPEFDEDAKKRKGDLETLKARLAKLKANLSKPKSIAFVIDYAETLIPMTENSSYRPEEHMLLVFMQKWAKEKKFLDADMTIVVMTENLMNLNAQYIRNPFTFDVSLPYPKEEDRLVFIKDFYKNHKDSKKHFEMNAEVFAKNTAGLSLVQLNTIMNEAARNKIKFTNEELTEQKKEMIEQEAGGLLEFVETKYSLKNVAGHTQAKKHLLDAANALKNGRSDVMPMGYLISGPVGTGKTFMISVFANDIGVPMVMLKNFRGMYVGQSEGNLQKVLKILKAMAPVAVMIDEADAYLGNRSNSGGSGVNSRIFSMLASFMSNSENRGKVIWFLVTARPDLMPVDFKRQGRAEEHIGLFYPESIEDKRELLDVMLKKTGLSYLNMDEFDEDFFEDIPIKSGADMEAALTRAKFKAASLGLDKVNVDIIAQVFHDFLPPTYPEEIELMTYAAVLECTSKELLPPKFREMSREDVLMTVQDLQSRIR
- a CDS encoding shikimate dehydrogenase, producing the protein MFRQFGLIGEKLGHSFSKKYFSKKFEAQDIDAAYELYELAEIGEFEKLKKTPHLRGLNVTIPYKAAVIPFLDELAPEAAAIQAVNTIKFEDGKLIGFNSDIYGFWNSLLDFTKGAEISGAIILGNGGATRAVIYVLEEKLGVKNIRIATRNPRSANHLSYPELESLEIEKFPLIINSTPLGMYPNTEGCPTFPYHKLSEKHWAYDLIYNPEETSFMRAAAKHGARSKNGIDMLIGQAEKSWEFWNS